The following are from one region of the Roseobacter fucihabitans genome:
- the acsF gene encoding magnesium-protoporphyrin IX monomethyl ester (oxidative) cyclase has protein sequence MNVQTPRAADVKEAKVKHTSEITDAEESLKVQEAQSVLDSVSATEVAMQNTLLTPRFYTTDFDEMDAIDVTPVREDWDKLIAQMVNDPNKGHFKKNEDWDHVDWDGMEPGLKKEFIDFLISSCTAEFSGCVLYKEMKRRGNNKDITQLFQLMARDEARHAGFINDALREAGVAVNLGFLTQKKKYTYFRPKFIYYATYLSEKIGYARYITIFRHLEAHPEHRFHPIFKWFEEWCNDEFSHGEAFALLMKTDPKLTSGINVYWIKFFLTAVYSTMYVRDHQRPKFHAALGVDPDWYAHEVFTKTSELTKQIYPITLDIEHPRWQRGLEKMQKANADLAQAKEDGRFFAKIGAQARAVSAFISLITIPAKKHAIPTETLMQPAY, from the coding sequence ATGAACGTCCAAACCCCCCGCGCCGCTGATGTCAAAGAGGCGAAAGTCAAACATACCTCCGAGATCACCGATGCCGAAGAGAGCCTGAAGGTTCAGGAAGCGCAATCGGTCCTTGATAGTGTTTCCGCGACCGAAGTGGCCATGCAAAACACATTGCTGACCCCGCGTTTTTACACCACGGATTTCGACGAGATGGACGCGATTGACGTCACCCCCGTGCGCGAAGACTGGGACAAGCTGATCGCGCAGATGGTCAACGATCCCAACAAGGGCCATTTCAAGAAAAACGAAGATTGGGACCATGTGGATTGGGACGGGATGGAGCCCGGCCTGAAAAAGGAGTTCATCGATTTCCTGATTTCCTCCTGTACCGCCGAATTCTCGGGCTGTGTTCTCTATAAGGAAATGAAACGGCGCGGGAACAACAAGGACATCACGCAGTTGTTCCAATTGATGGCCCGCGATGAGGCCCGCCACGCCGGGTTCATCAATGATGCGCTGCGCGAAGCCGGTGTTGCGGTGAACCTGGGGTTCTTGACGCAGAAGAAGAAATACACCTACTTCCGACCAAAGTTTATCTATTACGCGACCTATCTCTCTGAGAAGATCGGTTATGCGCGTTACATCACCATTTTCCGCCACCTCGAGGCGCACCCGGAGCATCGCTTCCACCCCATTTTCAAGTGGTTTGAGGAATGGTGCAACGATGAGTTCAGCCACGGCGAGGCTTTCGCATTGCTGATGAAAACCGATCCGAAACTGACCAGCGGGATCAACGTCTATTGGATCAAATTCTTCCTCACGGCGGTTTATTCCACGATGTATGTGCGTGATCACCAACGTCCCAAATTCCACGCCGCCTTGGGGGTTGATCCTGATTGGTACGCCCATGAGGTGTTCACCAAGACCTCCGAGCTGACCAAGCAGATTTATCCGATCACGCTCGATATCGAACACCCCCGCTGGCAGCGCGGGTTGGAGAAGATGCAAAAGGCCAACGCCGATCTGGCACAGGCCAAGGAAGACGGACGTTTCTTTGCCAAAATCGGTGCACAGGCGCGTGCGGTTTCTGCGTTCATCTCGCTGATCACCATCCCGGCGAAAAAGCATGCCATACCGACCGAAACCCTGATGCAGCCGGCCTATTGA
- the puhE gene encoding putative photosynthetic complex assembly protein PuhE, translated as MTILSASLLALFVWWFSTGIILMSVKYADRRGAGAGLNTVILGLPMLILGLWGFWISLSDTSTTGACIAFLAALGIWGWIELAFLTGVITGPNTYPLPPKTPEWERFIRAWGTLAYHEMLLVATLIALFMIGWDAPNTFGVWTFAVLFFARISAKLNLFFGVPRINVDFLPSALIHLATYFRIRAMNWLFPFSVSALTFATACWLERIHGATNDGQIIGFTLLTAITALALLEHWVMVLPIPDEKLWRWMLPAPKQSTPKTTPLEHQGGHHGL; from the coding sequence ATGACGATCCTGTCCGCATCCCTTCTGGCCTTGTTTGTCTGGTGGTTCTCCACCGGCATCATTCTTATGTCTGTGAAATATGCGGATCGGCGCGGCGCTGGTGCGGGCCTCAACACCGTGATCCTCGGCCTGCCGATGCTGATCCTCGGCCTCTGGGGCTTCTGGATCAGCCTTTCGGACACCTCCACGACCGGGGCCTGCATCGCCTTTCTGGCGGCCCTTGGCATCTGGGGATGGATCGAACTGGCATTCCTGACGGGCGTCATCACCGGCCCCAATACCTATCCCCTGCCGCCTAAAACGCCCGAATGGGAACGTTTCATACGCGCCTGGGGCACGCTGGCCTATCACGAAATGCTGCTTGTCGCCACGCTGATCGCGCTCTTCATGATCGGCTGGGATGCCCCCAATACCTTTGGTGTCTGGACCTTTGCCGTGCTGTTTTTTGCGCGCATCTCGGCCAAGCTGAACCTCTTTTTCGGGGTACCTAGGATCAACGTTGATTTCCTCCCCTCCGCCCTGATACATCTTGCGACTTACTTCCGGATCAGAGCCATGAACTGGCTGTTTCCGTTTTCGGTCAGTGCGCTGACCTTTGCGACCGCCTGCTGGTTGGAGCGGATACACGGCGCAACAAATGACGGCCAGATCATTGGCTTTACGCTGCTGACCGCCATCACGGCGCTGGCACTTCTCGAACACTGGGTGATGGTTCTGCCGATCCCGGATGAAAAACTATGGCGCTGGATGCTTCCCGCGCCCAAACAATCCACACCAAAAACAACACCACTCGAACACCAAGGGGGACATCATGGACTTTGA
- the hemA gene encoding 5-aminolevulinate synthase — protein sequence MDFDALFQAQLNELKDDGNYRIFAELERKAGAFPSAKCHDEDSPDQVTVWCSNDYLGMGQHPDVIRSMKETIDNCGAGAGGTRNISGTNHNHKLLEAELADLHGKEQALLFTSGYVSNWAALSTLGARIPDCVIVSDELNHASMIEGIRHSRANKVLWRHNDPEDLDRKLSALPANAPKIVAFESVYSMDGDICPMQEIIEVAEKHGAMTYLDEVHAVGLYGPRGGGVSEREGLADRITLIEGTLGKAYGVMGGYITGSEALCDFIRSFASGFIFTTALPPAVAAAAQTSIQHLKTSDVERKLQQQRVAYLRKRLDQEGIPHLDNPSHIIPVMIKDPVKCRMIADYLMQQYGIYVQPINYPTVPKGTERLRFTPSPMHSIDDIEHLVLALKELWKQCAISHAVA from the coding sequence ATGGACTTTGATGCACTGTTCCAGGCACAACTCAATGAGTTGAAGGACGACGGAAACTATAGAATATTCGCAGAGCTTGAACGCAAGGCCGGTGCCTTTCCGTCAGCCAAATGTCACGATGAAGACAGTCCCGATCAGGTCACCGTTTGGTGTTCCAATGATTATCTGGGGATGGGGCAACATCCGGATGTGATCCGCTCCATGAAGGAGACGATTGACAATTGTGGTGCCGGTGCCGGTGGCACGCGCAACATCTCCGGGACCAACCACAATCACAAACTGCTGGAAGCCGAACTGGCCGACCTGCATGGCAAAGAGCAAGCACTGCTTTTTACCTCCGGTTATGTCTCGAACTGGGCCGCGCTCAGCACGCTGGGCGCACGGATCCCCGATTGTGTGATCGTCTCGGACGAGTTGAACCACGCCTCGATGATCGAAGGCATCCGCCATTCGCGCGCCAATAAGGTGCTGTGGCGTCACAATGACCCTGAAGATTTGGATCGTAAACTCTCGGCTTTGCCCGCGAATGCGCCAAAGATCGTTGCGTTTGAATCGGTCTATTCAATGGATGGTGATATCTGCCCCATGCAGGAAATCATCGAGGTCGCCGAAAAACACGGGGCGATGACCTACTTGGATGAGGTCCATGCCGTTGGCCTTTATGGCCCGCGTGGTGGCGGTGTTTCCGAGCGCGAAGGGCTTGCGGATCGTATCACCCTCATTGAGGGGACGCTCGGCAAGGCTTACGGCGTCATGGGCGGGTATATCACCGGCTCCGAGGCGCTGTGCGATTTCATCCGCTCCTTTGCCTCCGGGTTCATCTTTACCACGGCACTGCCCCCGGCTGTGGCCGCGGCAGCGCAGACCTCGATCCAGCATCTCAAGACATCTGATGTTGAACGCAAACTGCAACAGCAACGCGTCGCCTATCTGCGCAAGCGTCTGGATCAGGAAGGCATCCCGCATCTGGACAATCCAAGCCACATCATTCCCGTGATGATCAAGGATCCGGTGAAATGCCGCATGATCGCGGATTACCTGATGCAGCAATACGGCATTTACGTGCAGCCGATCAACTATCCGACGGTGCCAAAAGGGACCGAACGGTTGCGCTTCACGCCCTCCCCGATGCATAGCATTGATGACATCGAACATCTTGTTCTGGCGCTCAAAGAGCTTTGGAAACAATGCGCAATTTCCCACGCAGTCGCGTAA
- a CDS encoding cytochrome c family protein yields the protein MIRTFAAIIAISFAAPVFAAGDAAEGEKTFNKCKSCHMIVADDGTEIVKGGKTGPNLYGVIGRTAGSADFKYGDDLVAAGEAGLVWDEATLATYIADPRDFLRTTLDDKKAKSRMAFKLKKGGEDVAAYLASVGPQS from the coding sequence ATGATACGTACATTTGCAGCCATCATAGCAATCAGCTTTGCCGCCCCTGTATTTGCAGCCGGTGACGCCGCCGAAGGCGAGAAGACATTCAACAAGTGCAAGTCCTGCCACATGATCGTCGCGGACGATGGCACGGAGATCGTAAAAGGCGGCAAGACCGGCCCCAACCTTTACGGTGTAATTGGTCGCACGGCGGGCTCGGCTGACTTCAAATACGGCGATGATTTGGTCGCTGCTGGCGAAGCAGGCCTGGTGTGGGACGAAGCGACGCTGGCCACCTATATCGCGGACCCGCGCGACTTCCTGCGCACGACGCTGGATGACAAGAAGGCCAAATCACGTATGGCATTCAAGCTCAAAAAGGGTGGCGAAGACGTCGCGGCCTACCTGGCATCGGTCGGCCCACAGAGTTGA
- a CDS encoding carboxymuconolactone decarboxylase family protein, which translates to MIERLNYMAINAAAIAGMAKAKKDITAIDHRLRAMVELRVSQINGCAYCVDLHTTEARAAGETQQRLDCLTVWREGPLYTTSEKAALGWAEALTLVSDKGAPDVLFHNLQAQFTDAEIVDLTLIIAQMNAWNRLAIGFGHQPDIRDN; encoded by the coding sequence ATGATTGAGCGATTGAACTATATGGCCATCAACGCCGCTGCGATTGCCGGCATGGCCAAAGCCAAGAAAGATATCACCGCGATTGATCACAGGCTCAGGGCGATGGTTGAGTTGCGCGTCTCTCAGATCAACGGGTGCGCCTATTGTGTTGACCTCCACACGACCGAGGCGCGCGCGGCGGGCGAAACCCAACAAAGGCTCGATTGTCTGACGGTTTGGCGCGAGGGGCCGTTATATACGACCAGCGAAAAGGCTGCCCTTGGCTGGGCCGAAGCCCTGACGCTGGTGTCCGACAAGGGCGCGCCAGACGTTCTTTTTCACAACTTGCAAGCGCAGTTCACGGATGCCGAAATCGTCGATTTGACGCTCATTATCGCGCAGATGAATGCTTGGAACCGCTTGGCAATCGGGTTTGGTCACCAGCCCGATATCCGGGACAATTGA
- the bchO gene encoding alpha/beta fold hydrolase BchO, which yields MRWPAPPDWPNADISQQILCAPHRWHVQETGNGPTILLLHGAGGSTHSFRALIPLLARSHHVVAIDLPGQGFTQLGARHRCGLDVMATDIAKLCMQQGWKPRAIIGHSAGGALALELSQNLSDAQGLAPLIIGINPALDTFDGIAGVLFPVIAKMLAALPFSARFFSAASANPARIAALITGTGSTLDAEGLDLYRRLVADRNHVDATLLMMSQWDLIPLSRRIETLQARTLFIVGENDKAVPPKVARTAAQRMPDARLVEIASNGHLVHEEAPGTVAAHILEFLGDLK from the coding sequence ATGCGCTGGCCCGCACCCCCGGATTGGCCGAATGCGGATATCTCGCAGCAAATCCTATGCGCACCGCATCGCTGGCATGTGCAGGAAACCGGTAACGGACCCACGATTTTATTGCTGCATGGTGCCGGCGGCAGCACACATTCCTTCCGTGCGCTGATACCGCTTTTGGCCCGGTCCCATCATGTGGTCGCAATTGACCTGCCCGGCCAGGGGTTTACCCAGCTTGGCGCCCGGCATCGCTGCGGGTTGGACGTTATGGCGACGGATATCGCCAAGCTGTGTATGCAACAAGGCTGGAAACCCCGCGCCATTATCGGTCATTCCGCCGGAGGGGCGCTGGCTCTTGAACTATCGCAAAACCTCTCGGACGCGCAGGGCCTTGCGCCTTTGATCATCGGGATCAACCCCGCGCTGGACACGTTCGACGGCATTGCGGGCGTGCTGTTTCCCGTCATCGCCAAGATGCTCGCAGCCCTGCCCTTCAGCGCGCGTTTCTTCTCGGCGGCCTCCGCCAACCCTGCTCGGATCGCGGCGTTGATTACAGGTACGGGCTCCACCCTTGATGCAGAAGGTCTGGATCTTTATCGCAGGTTGGTGGCGGATCGAAACCACGTTGATGCAACCCTTTTAATGATGTCGCAATGGGACCTTATCCCACTGTCCAGGCGGATTGAGACCCTGCAGGCGCGGACCCTTTTCATTGTCGGTGAAAACGACAAGGCCGTCCCGCCCAAGGTTGCCAGGACCGCCGCGCAGCGGATGCCGGATGCGCGTTTGGTTGAGATTGCAAGCAATGGCCATCTGGTTCACGAGGAAGCACCGGGCACCGTCGCCGCCCATATTCTGGAATTTCTTGGCGATTTGAAGTGA
- a CDS encoding magnesium chelatase subunit D has protein sequence MSTDAESWERAAVAMALLRFAPGYLGGAIIRMRASPTRDRLMHPLKGLDLRRLHPTIADEQLFGGLDLAATLAVSHLVQSRGHFDAPCTALLVMAERCGSELGAKLAHQLDRDMGHCIIALDEGVDADEATPAALGERLPFHIAPDGRMPAGWALPAAVATRYDPTTVICSSEDLTTLTLVAAQFGIDSMRAPLLALRVARAHAAFQGRGEIDHGDLEIAVSLVFPHRATQVPQEPEAETEDATPPPPEPETEDAGNTQESLDLPEGDMLVEAIKALLPPDLLAGLVAPGTSRQSGGDGAGQKRKGNRRGRPLPSRPGRLDGQARIDLVATLRAAAPWQPIRRRQQPKARGLLIRPADIRLKRYQEQSDRLLIFTVDASGSAAMSRLNEAKGAVELLLAQAYAARDHVALVSFRGTQAEVLLPPTRSLVQTKRRLASLPGGGGTPLAVGLQTAALLAAQSRSKGLTPTIIVLTDGRANVALDGTPNRARAGEDAEQMARMIRSQGARTLVIDMSVRPQMSLRTLAGHCDGQYLALPRATAQTLTGAVSAALEA, from the coding sequence GTGAGCACCGACGCCGAAAGCTGGGAACGCGCAGCGGTTGCAATGGCTTTGCTGCGCTTTGCACCGGGTTATCTGGGCGGCGCGATCATCCGAATGCGCGCCAGCCCCACTCGCGACAGGCTGATGCACCCTTTGAAGGGTCTGGACCTGCGCCGCTTGCACCCGACGATTGCAGATGAACAATTGTTTGGGGGGCTCGACCTTGCTGCCACGCTGGCCGTCAGTCATCTCGTGCAAAGCCGGGGGCATTTTGATGCGCCCTGCACGGCCCTTCTGGTGATGGCCGAGCGTTGCGGATCCGAGCTAGGCGCCAAGCTTGCGCATCAACTTGATCGGGACATGGGTCATTGCATCATCGCGTTGGATGAGGGCGTGGATGCGGATGAGGCCACACCTGCGGCCCTTGGTGAACGCCTGCCGTTTCATATCGCGCCGGACGGTCGGATGCCCGCCGGCTGGGCGCTGCCCGCGGCTGTCGCGACCCGGTATGATCCCACGACTGTGATCTGTTCGAGCGAGGATCTGACAACCCTGACCCTCGTGGCGGCCCAGTTCGGCATCGACAGCATGCGCGCGCCTTTGTTGGCCCTGCGCGTGGCCCGCGCCCATGCGGCATTTCAGGGGCGCGGCGAGATCGACCATGGTGATCTTGAAATTGCCGTCAGCCTCGTGTTCCCCCACCGCGCCACGCAAGTGCCCCAGGAGCCGGAAGCGGAAACGGAAGACGCAACACCGCCCCCCCCAGAACCGGAGACGGAGGACGCAGGCAATACGCAGGAGAGCTTGGATTTGCCAGAGGGCGACATGCTCGTGGAGGCGATCAAGGCGTTGCTCCCGCCCGATCTGCTTGCCGGGCTCGTGGCCCCCGGCACATCGCGCCAATCTGGTGGGGACGGTGCCGGTCAGAAACGCAAAGGCAACCGGCGCGGGCGCCCCCTGCCCTCGCGGCCCGGCCGGCTTGATGGTCAAGCCCGGATTGATCTGGTCGCCACCCTGCGCGCCGCCGCGCCCTGGCAACCGATCCGCAGACGGCAGCAGCCCAAGGCCAGGGGTCTGTTGATCCGCCCTGCCGATATCCGCTTGAAACGGTATCAGGAACAATCGGATCGCTTGTTGATCTTTACCGTGGATGCCTCCGGCTCTGCCGCCATGTCGCGGTTGAACGAGGCCAAGGGCGCTGTGGAATTGCTCCTCGCACAGGCCTATGCCGCGCGGGATCATGTGGCGCTGGTGTCTTTTCGCGGCACGCAGGCCGAGGTTTTGCTGCCCCCCACGCGCTCGCTGGTGCAAACCAAAAGGCGGCTGGCGAGCCTGCCCGGTGGGGGCGGCACACCGCTCGCGGTCGGCCTGCAAACCGCCGCCCTTCTGGCCGCCCAGAGCCGCAGTAAAGGGTTGACCCCGACCATTATCGTACTCACCGATGGGCGGGCGAATGTTGCGCTGGATGGCACGCCAAATCGCGCGCGGGCGGGCGAGGATGCCGAGCAAATGGCCCGGATGATCCGGTCCCAGGGCGCGCGCACGCTGGTTATTGATATGTCCGTGCGGCCCCAGATGAGCCTGCGCACATTGGCGGGTCACTGTGATGGTCAGTATCTTGCTCTGCCGCGCGCCACGGCGCAGACCCTGACGGGTGCCGTAAGCGCCGCTTTGGAGGCATAA
- the bchI gene encoding magnesium chelatase ATPase subunit I: MKTPFPFSAIVGQNAMKQAMILTAVDPGIGGVLVFGDRGTGKSTAVRALAALLPPIKAVQSCPVNSPKAAECPEWAELGSKKLVSRPTPVIDLPLGATEDRVVGALDIERALTRGEKAFEPGLLARANRGYLYIDEVNLLEDHIVDLLLDVAQSGENVVEREGLSIRHPARFVLVGSGNPEEGELRPQLLDRFGLSVEVRSPNKVVERVEVIKRRDAFESDHDAFMTQYGAEDAKIQKTILSARKKLAKIHTPEAILHDCAVLCIALGSDGLRGELTLLRTARALAAYRGDKVLTRAHLRDIAPSALSHRLRRDPLDEAGSGTRVMRIVEEVLG, encoded by the coding sequence ATGAAGACGCCCTTCCCCTTCTCCGCCATTGTTGGCCAAAACGCGATGAAACAGGCGATGATCCTGACCGCCGTGGACCCCGGCATTGGGGGCGTTCTGGTGTTTGGCGATCGTGGGACGGGCAAATCGACCGCCGTGCGCGCGCTTGCCGCCCTGTTGCCCCCGATCAAAGCTGTCCAAAGCTGCCCGGTGAATTCCCCAAAGGCGGCGGAGTGTCCGGAGTGGGCCGAGTTGGGCTCAAAAAAACTGGTCTCACGCCCAACCCCGGTGATTGATTTGCCGCTGGGGGCCACAGAAGATCGCGTCGTGGGCGCGCTGGACATCGAACGCGCGCTGACACGCGGCGAAAAGGCGTTTGAGCCGGGTCTGCTGGCGCGCGCCAATCGCGGGTATCTTTACATCGACGAGGTCAACCTACTGGAGGATCACATCGTTGATTTGCTGCTGGACGTCGCGCAATCCGGCGAGAATGTCGTGGAGCGCGAAGGGCTGTCGATCCGCCACCCCGCGCGCTTTGTGCTGGTGGGCTCCGGCAACCCCGAAGAAGGCGAATTGCGGCCCCAATTGCTGGATCGCTTCGGGCTTTCCGTCGAGGTGCGTTCGCCAAATAAGGTGGTCGAGCGGGTTGAAGTCATCAAACGGCGCGACGCCTTCGAAAGCGATCACGATGCCTTTATGACCCAATACGGGGCCGAGGACGCCAAGATCCAGAAAACCATCCTCAGCGCGCGCAAGAAACTCGCGAAAATCCATACGCCTGAGGCTATCCTACACGATTGCGCAGTTTTATGCATTGCGCTTGGCTCGGACGGGTTGCGCGGTGAATTGACGCTCTTGCGCACGGCACGCGCGCTTGCGGCCTACCGAGGTGACAAGGTTCTCACCCGCGCGCATCTGCGCGATATCGCGCCTTCCGCCCTGTCTCACCGTTTGCGACGTGATCCGCTGGATGAAGCCGGTTCGGGCACCCGCGTCATGCGCATCGTGGAGGAGGTGCTGGGGTGA
- the crtA gene encoding spheroidene monooxygenase — protein MTKTPVVSLSFFRFARPAARMWALAMMGAARIALPKVPGIGFWKLCGSGTGEGFTPLPNTAVYAILASWPDEETARAQTSDAGIFNRYRARATEDWTIFLETASARGNWSGRMPFDATERSITGPLAALTRATVKPSVALKFWQKVPDISRMIGSDRNVAFKIGIGEVPLLHQITFSIWPDTASMAKFARINGPHAEAIAAVRDGNWFSEELYARFAILGETGSWGGKSPLETLELTA, from the coding sequence ATGACCAAAACACCCGTTGTATCCTTGAGCTTTTTTCGATTCGCCCGCCCGGCGGCGCGAATGTGGGCATTGGCGATGATGGGCGCTGCACGCATCGCTCTGCCAAAAGTGCCCGGCATCGGATTTTGGAAACTCTGCGGGTCCGGCACTGGCGAAGGGTTCACGCCGCTGCCCAACACTGCGGTTTACGCCATTCTTGCAAGCTGGCCCGATGAAGAAACAGCGCGCGCCCAAACCAGCGACGCGGGTATCTTCAACCGGTACCGCGCACGCGCGACAGAGGATTGGACGATATTCCTTGAAACCGCATCGGCGCGGGGCAATTGGTCGGGACGCATGCCATTTGATGCCACCGAACGATCCATTACCGGCCCCCTTGCCGCGCTGACGCGGGCCACCGTCAAGCCGTCGGTCGCGTTGAAATTCTGGCAAAAGGTGCCCGACATCAGCCGCATGATCGGCTCGGACCGCAACGTCGCCTTCAAGATCGGCATCGGCGAGGTTCCCCTGTTGCATCAAATCACCTTCTCCATCTGGCCCGATACCGCGTCGATGGCCAAATTCGCCCGTATCAACGGACCGCACGCCGAGGCCATTGCCGCGGTCAGGGACGGAAACTGGTTCTCCGAAGAACTCTATGCCCGTTTTGCCATCCTCGGTGAAACCGGCTCCTGGGGCGGGAAAAGCCCCCTTGAAACACTGGAATTGACTGCATGA
- a CDS encoding phytoene desaturase: MTRVDTIESVETVNGRRDRAIVIGAGLGGLAAAMRLGAKGYRVTVIDKLDVPGGRGSAIWQDGHRFDLGPTIVTVPQLYRELWAACGRDFDADVTLKALEPFYEIRWPDGTKFVAQQDTEKLRAEVARLAPDDLAGFDKFLEDSAKRYWFGFEDLGRRSMHKLWDLVKVLPTFAMLRADRSVYAHAARRVKDERLRMALSFHPLFIGGDPLHVTSMYILVAYLEKEFGVHYAMGGLAGMAQAMGRVIADQGGTLLMDTEVDEIVVRDGTVTGVRLASGLEMGADVVVSNADSGHTYNTLMRNHKRRRWTSKRLARTRYSMSLFVWYFGTKGTANEWQDVGHHTILNGPRYKGLLKDIFIKGKLCDDMSLYVHRPSVTDPSVAPEGDDSFYVLSPVPHLGHDNGVDWASEEPRYKAKMLKVLEDQLLPGLADKISTEVVFTPETFRDRYLSPHGSGFSIEPRILQSAWFRPHNVSEEAKGLYLVGAGTHPGAGVPGVISTAEVLSTLVPDPEVVK; the protein is encoded by the coding sequence ATGACACGTGTAGATACAATCGAATCTGTTGAAACCGTTAACGGACGGCGTGACCGGGCCATCGTGATCGGCGCGGGCCTTGGTGGTCTGGCGGCGGCCATGCGGCTGGGGGCCAAAGGTTACCGGGTGACAGTGATCGATAAGCTCGATGTGCCAGGAGGGCGGGGATCCGCGATCTGGCAGGACGGGCATCGCTTTGATTTGGGGCCGACCATCGTGACGGTTCCACAATTATACCGGGAACTCTGGGCCGCTTGCGGGCGTGATTTCGATGCGGATGTAACGCTGAAGGCGTTGGAGCCGTTTTACGAAATCCGCTGGCCGGATGGCACTAAATTTGTGGCCCAGCAGGACACCGAAAAGCTGCGCGCCGAGGTGGCGAGACTGGCCCCGGATGATCTGGCCGGGTTTGATAAATTCCTGGAAGACAGTGCCAAACGCTATTGGTTCGGGTTCGAGGATCTGGGTCGCCGCTCTATGCACAAGCTGTGGGATCTGGTCAAAGTCCTGCCGACATTTGCCATGCTGCGGGCGGACCGCTCGGTTTACGCTCATGCGGCGCGCCGGGTAAAAGACGAACGGTTGCGCATGGCGTTGAGTTTCCATCCGCTGTTTATTGGCGGGGACCCGCTGCATGTGACGTCGATGTATATCCTTGTGGCCTACCTCGAAAAGGAGTTCGGGGTGCATTATGCCATGGGTGGTCTGGCAGGGATGGCGCAGGCGATGGGACGCGTGATCGCGGATCAGGGCGGCACGTTGTTGATGGACACCGAGGTGGATGAGATCGTCGTACGAGATGGCACCGTCACCGGCGTGCGGCTGGCGTCCGGTTTGGAAATGGGCGCGGATGTGGTCGTGTCAAACGCGGATTCCGGCCATACCTATAACACCCTGATGCGCAATCATAAGCGGCGGCGCTGGACCTCCAAACGTCTTGCGCGGACGCGCTATTCCATGAGCTTGTTCGTGTGGTATTTCGGGACCAAAGGCACCGCCAATGAATGGCAGGACGTTGGTCATCACACCATCCTGAACGGGCCGCGCTATAAAGGTCTGCTCAAGGATATCTTTATCAAGGGCAAGCTTTGCGATGACATGAGCCTTTATGTCCACCGTCCATCCGTGACCGATCCATCAGTCGCGCCGGAAGGGGATGACAGTTTCTATGTGCTCAGCCCCGTGCCGCATCTGGGCCATGACAATGGCGTGGATTGGGCGAGCGAAGAGCCGCGTTACAAGGCCAAGATGCTCAAGGTGCTGGAAGATCAACTCCTGCCCGGTCTCGCGGATAAGATCAGCACCGAGGTCGTCTTTACCCCTGAAACCTTCCGCGACCGATATCTCAGCCCGCATGGGTCGGGGTTTTCCATCGAACCGCGTATCCTGCAAAGCGCCTGGTTCCGCCCGCATAATGTCTCCGAGGAGGCCAAAGGGCTTTATCTGGTCGGCGCGGGCACCCATCCCGGTGCGGGCGTGCCGGGCGTGATTTCAACCGCCGAAGTGCTCAGCACCCTCGTCCCGGACCCGGAGGTCGTCAAATGA